Proteins co-encoded in one Aphelocoma coerulescens isolate FSJ_1873_10779 chromosome 21, UR_Acoe_1.0, whole genome shotgun sequence genomic window:
- the ACOT7 gene encoding cytosolic acyl coenzyme A thioester hydrolase isoform X3 has translation MSELGAAGPSPAAIQVSRIMRPDDANIAGNVHGGTILKMIEEAGAIISTRHCNCQAGEPCVAALARVERTDFLSPMCIGEVANVSAEITYTSRHSVEVQVNVMSENILTGAKKVTNKATLWYVPLSLKNVNKVLEVPPIQYARKEQEDEGKKRYEEQKLDRLETKQRNGDVILPVINPEPHTVGYSQSSLIHLVGPSDCTLLGFVHGGVTMKLMDEVAGIVAARHCKTNIVTASVDAINFHEKIKKGCVITVSGRMTFTSNKSMEIEVFVDADPFVDEPRERYRAVSAFFTYVSLSKEGKPLPVPQLLTETEDEKRRFEEGKGRYLQTKAKRQAQMQEAAQQ, from the exons ATGTCGGAGCTGGGGGCCGCGGGCCCGAGCCCAGCCGCCATCCAGGTGTCCAG GATTATGCGCCCAGATGATGCCAATATCGCGGGGAATGTCCACGGGGGAACCATCCTGAAGATGATCGAGGAGGCAGGAGCCATCATCAGCACTCGCCACTGCAACTGCCAGGCCGGG GAGCCCTGTGTGGCTGCACTGGCACGGGTGGAGCGGACGGACTTCCTCTCGCCCATGTGCATCGGCGAGGTGGCCAACGTCAGTGCCGAGATCACCTACACCTCCCGGCACTCTGTGGAGGTTCAGGTCAACGTCAtgtctgaaaacattttaacaG ggGCAAAGAAAGTGACGAACAAGGCGACACTGTGGTATGTGCCACTGTCCCTGAAGAATGTGAATAAGGTCCTTGAGGTTCCCCCCATCCAG TATGCGAGAAAGGAGCAGGAGGACGAGGGGAAGAAGCGTTATGAGGAGCAAAAGCTGGATCGGCTGGAAACTAAGCAGAGAAATGGTGATGTGATCTTACCTGTCATCAACCCAG AGCCACACACTGTTGGCTACAGCCAGTCCAGCCTGATCCACCTGGTGGGCCCGTCGGACTGCACGCTGCTGGGCTTTGTGCACGGAG GTGTCACCATGAAGCTCATGGACGAGGTTGCTGGCATCGTGGCTGCCCGCCACTGCAAGACCAACATTGTCACTGCCTCAGTGGATGCCATCAACTTCCATGAGAAGATCAAAAAAG GCTGCGTCATCACTGTCTCAGGACGCATGACATTCACAAGCAATAAATCCATGGAAATAGAAGTCTTTGTGGATGCTGACCCGTTTGTGGATGAGCCTCGGGAGCGGTACCGTGCCGTCAGCGCCTTCTTCACCTATGTGTCCCTGAGCAAGGAGGGGAAGCCCCTGCCCGTCCCGCAGCTGCTG ACGGAGACAGAGGATGAGAAGCGTCGCTTcgaggaagggaagggcaggtacCTGCAGACCAAAGCCAAGCGGCAGGCGCAGATGCAGGAGGCTGCCCAGCAGTGA
- the ACOT7 gene encoding cytosolic acyl coenzyme A thioester hydrolase isoform X2 has product MSELGAAGPSPAAIQVSRIMRPDDANIAGNVHGGTILKMIEEAGAIISTRHCNCQAGEPCVAALARVERTDFLSPMCIGEVANVSAEITYTSRHSVEVQVNVMSENILTGAKKVTNKATLWYVPLSLKNVNKVLEVPPIQYARKEQEDEGKKRYEEQKLDRLETKQRNGDVILPVINPDRQTKEPHTVGYSQSSLIHLVGPSDCTLLGFVHGGVTMKLMDEVAGIVAARHCKTNIVTASVDAINFHEKIKKGCVITVSGRMTFTSNKSMEIEVFVDADPFVDEPRERYRAVSAFFTYVSLSKEGKPLPVPQLLTETEDEKRRFEEGKGRYLQTKAKRQAQMQEAAQQ; this is encoded by the exons ATGTCGGAGCTGGGGGCCGCGGGCCCGAGCCCAGCCGCCATCCAGGTGTCCAG GATTATGCGCCCAGATGATGCCAATATCGCGGGGAATGTCCACGGGGGAACCATCCTGAAGATGATCGAGGAGGCAGGAGCCATCATCAGCACTCGCCACTGCAACTGCCAGGCCGGG GAGCCCTGTGTGGCTGCACTGGCACGGGTGGAGCGGACGGACTTCCTCTCGCCCATGTGCATCGGCGAGGTGGCCAACGTCAGTGCCGAGATCACCTACACCTCCCGGCACTCTGTGGAGGTTCAGGTCAACGTCAtgtctgaaaacattttaacaG ggGCAAAGAAAGTGACGAACAAGGCGACACTGTGGTATGTGCCACTGTCCCTGAAGAATGTGAATAAGGTCCTTGAGGTTCCCCCCATCCAG TATGCGAGAAAGGAGCAGGAGGACGAGGGGAAGAAGCGTTATGAGGAGCAAAAGCTGGATCGGCTGGAAACTAAGCAGAGAAATGGTGATGTGATCTTACCTGTCATCAACCCAG ATAGGCAGACAAAAG AGCCACACACTGTTGGCTACAGCCAGTCCAGCCTGATCCACCTGGTGGGCCCGTCGGACTGCACGCTGCTGGGCTTTGTGCACGGAG GTGTCACCATGAAGCTCATGGACGAGGTTGCTGGCATCGTGGCTGCCCGCCACTGCAAGACCAACATTGTCACTGCCTCAGTGGATGCCATCAACTTCCATGAGAAGATCAAAAAAG GCTGCGTCATCACTGTCTCAGGACGCATGACATTCACAAGCAATAAATCCATGGAAATAGAAGTCTTTGTGGATGCTGACCCGTTTGTGGATGAGCCTCGGGAGCGGTACCGTGCCGTCAGCGCCTTCTTCACCTATGTGTCCCTGAGCAAGGAGGGGAAGCCCCTGCCCGTCCCGCAGCTGCTG ACGGAGACAGAGGATGAGAAGCGTCGCTTcgaggaagggaagggcaggtacCTGCAGACCAAAGCCAAGCGGCAGGCGCAGATGCAGGAGGCTGCCCAGCAGTGA
- the ACOT7 gene encoding cytosolic acyl coenzyme A thioester hydrolase isoform X4 — protein sequence MARQLSRIMRPDDANIAGNVHGGTILKMIEEAGAIISTRHCNCQAGEPCVAALARVERTDFLSPMCIGEVANVSAEITYTSRHSVEVQVNVMSENILTGAKKVTNKATLWYVPLSLKNVNKVLEVPPIQYARKEQEDEGKKRYEEQKLDRLETKQRNGDVILPVINPDRQTKEPHTVGYSQSSLIHLVGPSDCTLLGFVHGGVTMKLMDEVAGIVAARHCKTNIVTASVDAINFHEKIKKGCVITVSGRMTFTSNKSMEIEVFVDADPFVDEPRERYRAVSAFFTYVSLSKEGKPLPVPQLLTETEDEKRRFEEGKGRYLQTKAKRQAQMQEAAQQ from the exons ATGGCCCGGCAGCTGAGCCG GATTATGCGCCCAGATGATGCCAATATCGCGGGGAATGTCCACGGGGGAACCATCCTGAAGATGATCGAGGAGGCAGGAGCCATCATCAGCACTCGCCACTGCAACTGCCAGGCCGGG GAGCCCTGTGTGGCTGCACTGGCACGGGTGGAGCGGACGGACTTCCTCTCGCCCATGTGCATCGGCGAGGTGGCCAACGTCAGTGCCGAGATCACCTACACCTCCCGGCACTCTGTGGAGGTTCAGGTCAACGTCAtgtctgaaaacattttaacaG ggGCAAAGAAAGTGACGAACAAGGCGACACTGTGGTATGTGCCACTGTCCCTGAAGAATGTGAATAAGGTCCTTGAGGTTCCCCCCATCCAG TATGCGAGAAAGGAGCAGGAGGACGAGGGGAAGAAGCGTTATGAGGAGCAAAAGCTGGATCGGCTGGAAACTAAGCAGAGAAATGGTGATGTGATCTTACCTGTCATCAACCCAG ATAGGCAGACAAAAG AGCCACACACTGTTGGCTACAGCCAGTCCAGCCTGATCCACCTGGTGGGCCCGTCGGACTGCACGCTGCTGGGCTTTGTGCACGGAG GTGTCACCATGAAGCTCATGGACGAGGTTGCTGGCATCGTGGCTGCCCGCCACTGCAAGACCAACATTGTCACTGCCTCAGTGGATGCCATCAACTTCCATGAGAAGATCAAAAAAG GCTGCGTCATCACTGTCTCAGGACGCATGACATTCACAAGCAATAAATCCATGGAAATAGAAGTCTTTGTGGATGCTGACCCGTTTGTGGATGAGCCTCGGGAGCGGTACCGTGCCGTCAGCGCCTTCTTCACCTATGTGTCCCTGAGCAAGGAGGGGAAGCCCCTGCCCGTCCCGCAGCTGCTG ACGGAGACAGAGGATGAGAAGCGTCGCTTcgaggaagggaagggcaggtacCTGCAGACCAAAGCCAAGCGGCAGGCGCAGATGCAGGAGGCTGCCCAGCAGTGA
- the ACOT7 gene encoding cytosolic acyl coenzyme A thioester hydrolase isoform X5 produces MARQLSRIMRPDDANIAGNVHGGTILKMIEEAGAIISTRHCNCQAGEPCVAALARVERTDFLSPMCIGEVANVSAEITYTSRHSVEVQVNVMSENILTGAKKVTNKATLWYVPLSLKNVNKVLEVPPIQYARKEQEDEGKKRYEEQKLDRLETKQRNGDVILPVINPEPHTVGYSQSSLIHLVGPSDCTLLGFVHGGVTMKLMDEVAGIVAARHCKTNIVTASVDAINFHEKIKKGCVITVSGRMTFTSNKSMEIEVFVDADPFVDEPRERYRAVSAFFTYVSLSKEGKPLPVPQLLTETEDEKRRFEEGKGRYLQTKAKRQAQMQEAAQQ; encoded by the exons ATGGCCCGGCAGCTGAGCCG GATTATGCGCCCAGATGATGCCAATATCGCGGGGAATGTCCACGGGGGAACCATCCTGAAGATGATCGAGGAGGCAGGAGCCATCATCAGCACTCGCCACTGCAACTGCCAGGCCGGG GAGCCCTGTGTGGCTGCACTGGCACGGGTGGAGCGGACGGACTTCCTCTCGCCCATGTGCATCGGCGAGGTGGCCAACGTCAGTGCCGAGATCACCTACACCTCCCGGCACTCTGTGGAGGTTCAGGTCAACGTCAtgtctgaaaacattttaacaG ggGCAAAGAAAGTGACGAACAAGGCGACACTGTGGTATGTGCCACTGTCCCTGAAGAATGTGAATAAGGTCCTTGAGGTTCCCCCCATCCAG TATGCGAGAAAGGAGCAGGAGGACGAGGGGAAGAAGCGTTATGAGGAGCAAAAGCTGGATCGGCTGGAAACTAAGCAGAGAAATGGTGATGTGATCTTACCTGTCATCAACCCAG AGCCACACACTGTTGGCTACAGCCAGTCCAGCCTGATCCACCTGGTGGGCCCGTCGGACTGCACGCTGCTGGGCTTTGTGCACGGAG GTGTCACCATGAAGCTCATGGACGAGGTTGCTGGCATCGTGGCTGCCCGCCACTGCAAGACCAACATTGTCACTGCCTCAGTGGATGCCATCAACTTCCATGAGAAGATCAAAAAAG GCTGCGTCATCACTGTCTCAGGACGCATGACATTCACAAGCAATAAATCCATGGAAATAGAAGTCTTTGTGGATGCTGACCCGTTTGTGGATGAGCCTCGGGAGCGGTACCGTGCCGTCAGCGCCTTCTTCACCTATGTGTCCCTGAGCAAGGAGGGGAAGCCCCTGCCCGTCCCGCAGCTGCTG ACGGAGACAGAGGATGAGAAGCGTCGCTTcgaggaagggaagggcaggtacCTGCAGACCAAAGCCAAGCGGCAGGCGCAGATGCAGGAGGCTGCCCAGCAGTGA
- the ICMT gene encoding protein-S-isoprenylcysteine O-methyltransferase: MMAAAARRGRLGREGRASLCSFLLGASVAALPLLLGSSPALLAGPGLRGRLALALHVAGVNAALLLLYPRPLYKIAVRACFLGFAFGCGLLLSAGRSAWRHFGWYMCSLSLFHYSEYLVTAINNPRSLSLDSFLLNHSFEYNLAALSSWVEFTLEKLFFPELKQITWLSTVGLLMVIFGDCLRKAAMLTAGSNFNHIVQNEKSDTHTLVTSGVYGWFRHPSYVGWFYWSIGTQVLLCNPICVVGYALASWRFFRERIEEEEITLIHFFGEEYLEYKRKVPSGLPFIKGVKLEL, from the exons atgatggcggcggcggcgcggaggGGGCGGCTGGGTCGGGAGGGCCGCGCCAGCCTTTGCTCTTTCCTGCTCGGCGCCTCGGTAGCGGCCCTGCCGCTGCTACTCGGCTCGTCCCCCGCCCTGCTGGCCGGTCCCGGCCTGCGCGGCCGCCTAGCTCTCGCCTTGCACGTGGCGGGCGTGAACGCGGCACTGCTGCTCCTCTACCCGCGGCCGCTCTACAAG ATCGCCGTCCGGGCCTGCTTCCTGGGCTTCGCCTTCGGCTGCGGGCTGCTGCTGAGCGCCGGCCGCTCCGCCTGGCGCCACTTCGGATG GTACATgtgctccctctccctctttcacTACTCGGAGTATCTGGTGACAGCCATCAACAACCCGCGCAGCCTCTCGCTGGACTCCTTCCTACTCAACCACAGCTTCGAGTACAACCTGGCTGCCCTCTCCTCCTGGGTGGAGTTCAcgctggagaagctcttcttCCCAG AGCTGAAGCAGATCACCTGGCTGAGCACCGTGGGGCTGCTGATGGTAATCTTCGGGGACTGCCTGAGGAAGGCGGCCATGCTTACGGCCGGCTCCAACTTCAACCACATCGTTCAGAACGAGAAATCTGACACCCACACTTTGGTGACAAGTGGGGTGTATGGGTGGTTCCGGCACCCGTCCTACGTGGGATGGTTTTACTGGAGTATTGGAACACAG GTGTTGCTCTGCAATCCCATCTGTGTGGTGGGCTACGCACTGGCGTCCTGGCGCTTCTTCAGGGAGCGGatcgaggaggaggagatcaCACTCATTCACTTCTTTGGAGAAGAGTACCTGGAGTACAAAAGGAAGGTGCCGTCAGGTCTCCCTTTTATTAAAGGAGTCAAATTGGAACTGTAA